The genomic region CGCCCAAAAGATCGCCGCGCCACCCGCCCTGGCCAACAGCGCACAAGGTGGGTGGGCGCCGCGGCACCCCACCCTCCCCCGTGGCCGGCCCGGGCTCAGTGACCGGGTTCGAGCTCGAAACTGTGCGGCAGCTTCATGCCGGACTCGGTCATCATGTCCCGCAGGCGGTCCGGGTAATCCGTGATCAGCCCGTCCACGCCGGCGCCGATAAGCGCCCGCATTGTGGGCTTGTCATCAACGGTCCACGGGATGACCTGCATGCCTGCCGCGTGGGCACGCCGGACCATCTCGGCGGTGACGTAGGGAACGCAGTCCGGATCGGTCACGGCGCCGTTCCGCGGCGTGCCGTGCACGGAGAGATGGCGTCGAAGCCAAGCCAGGAGGCTGCCGCGACGAGGTCACCGCCGACGTCGTCGGCGTCGATTCCGCCGAGCCACGGCGATTTGCCGGGCTGGCCCGCCTGGAGGAAGTCCTTGTGGGTCAAGGCCACGGTGCGGATCTGGGGAGCACGCTGTTGGACCAGGCGCAACGAACCCCAGTCGAAGCTTTCACTTCAGACACGGCCCTGCATATGGGCCGCCATAATTTCGCGGAGTGCGGCGTCGACGCGCTGCTCGCGCGGTGCCGTCTCCTCTGGCGCGCCGGCCTCCACTTTGGTTTCGATGTTGAACTTCACCGGTGCGGCCCGGTAGGCGTCAGCCAACCCGAAGACCTCGGCCAACGTGGGCATCCTGAGCGCCGCACCACGCCACGATGAACGTCCGGTGTCGCCGGCGGACGTTCCGGCCCCCGCACCTGGCCCTGAGCCCTACGGGCTTTTGCGGATCACCTTGAAGTTGGAGGCCTGGGCGACCGGGCGGATCACAATCTCGTCCAGGTTGACGTGGTGCG from Arthrobacter sp. NicSoilB8 harbors:
- a CDS encoding glycerophosphodiester phosphodiesterase family protein codes for the protein MTDPDCVPYVTAEMVRRAHAAGMQVIPWTVDDKPTMRALIGAGVDGLITDYPDRLRDMMTESGMKLPHSFELEPGH